DNA from Elaeis guineensis isolate ETL-2024a chromosome 2, EG11, whole genome shotgun sequence:
CGATTGCAGTGTTCTACTATCAGGAGGGGATGGCGGATGTGGTGGAGGTGGACGAGGTGGCGTACAACAAGTGCGACGCGTCCAACCCAATCACCAACTACAGCAAGGGAAGGAGCTTCGCCTTCGAGCTCAATCACAGCCAGATGTATTACTTCATTTGTAGTTATGGCTACTGCTACCAGGGGATGAAGCTCGCCATCAAGGCCGAGCCCCTCACCCCGCCGTCCTCTCCTCTGTCCCAGAAGACCTCCAGCGCACCATCTATTGTTCCAAGATCCGCCGCCGCCGTTACTCtcgcctccgccgccgccgcccttACCGCTCTGCTCCGGTTAGTGTAAAAGGAAGGGCATTTCGTACTTCCCCTATTTTCGTTTTTTTCGTTTTGTCTTTCATTGAATGGATGTTGTTTGCGAGAGAACGAGAGCGAGCGAGCGTGAGGAGTTGGTTTGCCATCTGAAATTTGAATAGAAAGatatgatgtttttttttttttttggttatgggaagtgtaattttttctttttaatatggAATTTTATGGAAGTTTAGAGATCTCTCTCTGAGATCCTtttcttttttaagaaaaataatatttggatgctttctttttttttttttttttctttcgaatTTGAGAGGCAGTTGAGGCTGGTTGCCGTGCCAGTTGAGGCAGTTGACGGTAATAATAACAGTTGCATTTGGGTGAGTGGGCAGCCTCGGGAAGCGTCGGAAGTCGGTGGATGGAAGTGTGGAGAATGGGGGATTTCGAGCCTTAATTACCATCGCGATTTGGGATGTGTTCTTTAGTTTTTAATCGCAAGGATTAAGGAAATGTGATCGGTGCGTCCGAGAGCAACGTAGCCTGGTGGTGTTTATCCCATTATGACGGCTATCCCGCCAATCATCATGTTTGGATGCGTGTAACGGGGAGCCGTGTAACCAGACGCCGATGAGGAAGCATATTTTCCATGCGCCACTGGCTCTTATGGTGACGCCTTCTTTTGTGGAGCCTTGATCGCTGGCAGAGAGGACCCACCACGTGGATATTGACATGTCAGCGAATTGGCATGCTGTCAGATGTGTATTGGGAGGTGCAGATTGGGTGCAGACATACGGCACCCAGACACGACGTGTTTAGGTCTTCAGTCTCTACTGTTAGAAATGGGGCAGGGGGCGAATTCAGAGTACGACACAAAAGACTTAAGAAGGAAAAACacggattttttttattattattatttttttaattctaaaaatatCTCCTCCtccaatttattttcaaaattattgcCCACCTTAAAATCATCAGTTCAACCCGTGCTGACATGGCGGGAGTGAAACCGCCGATTGCaccgatatttttttttttctttttggttgtGGGGTGGTGGGACGGGCAAGGAAAAGAGGGCACGGCGAGGGTTGCGGGGTGGGGATGTGCGATCGGAGACGGCACAGGCGATGTGGGGGTCAGGGAGGGGAGGTGCGATCGATGACGACACAGGGTCGGGGGGCTAGGGGATGCGCGGTCATGAGAGGGCGGAGGGGGTTGTGGGGGATGGGGTGCACGACCGGAAGCTGCACCGATGGCGTCGGGGGGTTGGGGGTTGCGCGCGGTCGGGGGAGGGTGGAGGGTAGAGCCGCGTCGGCTGGGGGAGGGGGGGTGGTTGtgggaggaaggggaggaagaaacgaaaggagaaaaaatagaaaaaaataaaaaaaaatatattaattttaaaaataaaaattttaattttaaaataaatttttaaaatatttaaaaaattttaattttataaaataatttaatctttttaataataataaaataatattaattttttaaaagaaattaaataataagaaaatattattattttcttaaaaaataaatgaataaaaattaattattttgttaattaaatattattatttgagtaacaattaattattattatttgattaaatattgttttgtaatgaaatatttaaataataatgaatttaaataaaaataataagtactaaataatattataataataattaaataataataataatattttatttatttagttatttatttacttatttatttatatttttaaaatatttgtaatGAGTTGACCTTTCAAAAGGTGACTTtctggaaaaaaaatatttatttatttatttatatttttattaataaataatttttaaaaataattttaaaatatattttatttatttatatttttttattttatttttttatttctttcttctcctcctacGGTTCTGCGCTAAGCACACACCGCCACCTCCTTGGCGCAGATGAGAAAGTTTACTCGAAATCATGGTTGTCACTATATTTTGGTGacatcaaattattattaatcaaataataaaaacttattattaattaaattattagttTAATATTGTTTTCATTTTCAAGCTCTTTCACGACAATCTTGAACTTTTTTCATCCTCATTCTCATTAAGCATCACTCCGCCCGTTACGTCTTAGTGACGTCAGAATGACAAACCATATATAGGATATTAAATATTCTCCTCTATGTAGATTCTTGACTTGATTAATAAGTGAGATTTTAAATTTCATAGAAATCTAAAACCATGTGACTCCCGAATATCCTTCTCAAAAAACCTTACACGTCTTGACTTCTGAACTTGAAAATGGAGCAATATCAAACcagtaattttattatttagttctaAACCAGTGCCCCTCTTAGTTACAGCCAAAGCAGGCATTC
Protein-coding regions in this window:
- the LOC105057899 gene encoding mavicyanin, which gives rise to MAMATPLLPLLLLLLTLATVSADKFTVGDSKGWNPGVNYTVWEKKNRPFHVGDWLVFYYQEGMADVVEVDEVAYNKCDASNPITNYSKGRSFAFELNHSQMYYFICSYGYCYQGMKLAIKAEPLTPPSSPLSQKTSSAPSIVPRSAAAVTLASAAAALTALLRLV